The sequence below is a genomic window from Sorangiineae bacterium MSr12523.
CTGTTGCCGTGATCGGAAATGACCAATCGATCGAGCTGTTTGTAATACCCCTCGAGCGATGCTTCGATATTCTGGGTGAACTCCTGCTCGACGCCCAATGAATAATGGTAGGCGCGGTTCGAGCGCAAACCACCTTGTCCGTAAACGGGATTGGTCTCCTGCGGTTGCGGCGGCTGATAGAAAATACCGACGCCGCCCTTCACCGTCGTTCGCGGGAAGCCTCGCGTGAGGTCCTGCCGCATGACCACGCGAGGACCGAAGTCCCACTCCTTCGTATCCTTGGCGTAATCGAGGCGCACGCCCGGCACGATGCGGCCGCCCCGCCACGGGGTGAGTTCGAACTCCGTGTAGAAGCCGGGGCGCAAAATCGCGTCGGTATCGTCGGTCTCCAGCGGCGGGCGGCTCAAACCGGGACCGCCCGGCGGCTCGCCCGGACGCGGAAACGGCGGCGCGCGCACGTGCACTTTGTACGGCGAATAGAGCATGTCGACGCCGATGTTCGCGAGCACACCCTTGGTGATGCGCTGCGAGAGCTCGATGCGCGACGTCAGCGGGACGCTGTTCAATTTGAAATAGACGTCGCCGAGCGAAAAATCGACGAAGTCCTGCCCCACCGCGCCCATGATCTTCAATTCGGTATCGGCGCTCATCTTGTTGCGATACCGCGCCTGCGCACGCCAAAAGCCGGTATGCGCACTGATTCCACCGCCGATGGCCGGGTCGGAGGCCGCCGGATTTTTGACCAAGAGCTCGAGCCGGTCGTCCGAGCCCAAAAGCATCACGCGGAAGTTGGAATTCTTGTCGAAGTCCTTTTGGATTATCGCCTGGTAATCGTAATAAACGGGCGCCGTGGTCACGCCGGCATTGGCCGATTCGAGCACCGGTTTGAGCCAGAGATCGACATAGGAGCGCCGCCCGGCCACGGTGAAGTTCCAACCCGTCTTGCCGATGGGGCCCTCGGCGAGCACGCGCGCGTCGATCAAGTCGACCTGGGCCATGCCGTGCAGGCGATCCTTTTTCGGATCGCGTATGCCCACGTCCACGATGCCGCCCATGACCCGGCCGTACTGCGTGCTGAAGTTGCCCGGGTAGAAATCGATCTTCTGCAGGATCTCGGTGGGCACGACCGAGCTGAGTCCACCGAAGTGGTAGACGATGGGCACGAGCGTCCCATCCATGAAGATGTTCGTGTCGTTGGGCGCCGACCCGCGCACGATGAGCAAGCCCGCGAGCCCCGGTGGACGCGCCACGCCAGGCAGGTTCTGCAGCGACCGAAGTGCATCGCCCGAGGTGCCGGGAATACGCGTCATTTCGCGCATTTCCAGGGTGCGGCGGGTAACCTCGCGCGGCGGGCGGGTGCCCTTGACGGTGACCTCTTCGACGTCCTCGTCCGGCGGCGGGGCCTCGGCCCCCTCGCGCTCGAGGCGGGTGACGGAGCTGACTTCTTCGCCGGGCCTCACGTCCTGGGTGGCATTTTGCGCCGCGAAGCGAGGCGCGGAGATGCGCACCTCGTACGAGCCGGGGCGAAGCTTCTCGAGGCTCCACGAGCCATCGGCGGCCGTCTGCGTCGATTGCTCGGTGCCATCGGGCCCGCGCACGACGACATTGGCGCCGGCGATGGGCGCATCCGACTTGGACGCCGCCACACGCCCCACGAGCCGCGACGCCGGCGGGGCAAAGACGTATTGGTGCTTGATGCGCGCCGCAACAGGCTTGCCATTGCGCTGCGCCGGTTCGAACCGCAGCTTCTTCGCCGC
It includes:
- a CDS encoding TonB family protein; this translates as MPARRLPIAGVLFLGAFSAARFSFAQGTQPPPAPPPPPPQDDPRGSAVPRGASGASLTAPADSSAPAPAPPPAPVIVPPKLVTDEGAQYPDSALKEGLRDTVTVVLVLEIDPTGGVRNATVETPAGHGFDEAALAAAKKLRFEPAQRNGKPVAARIKHQYVFAPPASRLVGRVAASKSDAPIAGANVVVRGPDGTEQSTQTAADGSWSLEKLRPGSYEVRISAPRFAAQNATQDVRPGEEVSSVTRLEREGAEAPPPDEDVEEVTVKGTRPPREVTRRTLEMREMTRIPGTSGDALRSLQNLPGVARPPGLAGLLIVRGSAPNDTNIFMDGTLVPIVYHFGGLSSVVPTEILQKIDFYPGNFSTQYGRVMGGIVDVGIRDPKKDRLHGMAQVDLIDARVLAEGPIGKTGWNFTVAGRRSYVDLWLKPVLESANAGVTTAPVYYDYQAIIQKDFDKNSNFRVMLLGSDDRLELLVKNPAASDPAIGGGISAHTGFWRAQARYRNKMSADTELKIMGAVGQDFVDFSLGDVYFKLNSVPLTSRIELSQRITKGVLANIGVDMLYSPYKVHVRAPPFPRPGEPPGGPGLSRPPLETDDTDAILRPGFYTEFELTPWRGGRIVPGVRLDYAKDTKEWDFGPRVVMRQDLTRGFPRTTVKGGVGIFYQPPQPQETNPVYGQGGLRSNRAYHYSLGVEQEFTQNIEASLEGYYKQLDRLVISDHGNSGTGQAYGMEVLLRYKPDARFFGWLAYTLSRSTRKDTPQDDERLSPFSQTHILTVLGSYRLGRGWEFGARFRLVSGSLYTPSTYGFYDENAGVPLALQSYPPYSARMPLFHQLDIRVDKSWKFKDWQFSVYADIQNVYNHGNVEGVSYNYNYTQNTFATGLPFLPSLGMRGEF